The Mustela lutreola isolate mMusLut2 chromosome 3, mMusLut2.pri, whole genome shotgun sequence genome includes a region encoding these proteins:
- the LRP12 gene encoding low-density lipoprotein receptor-related protein 12 isoform X2 has protein sequence MASRWSTKESPRWRSALVLLFLAGVYACGETPEQIRAPSGIITSPGWPSEYPARINCSWFIRANPGEIITISFQDFDIQGSRRCSLDWLTIETYKNIESYRACGSTVPPPYISSQDHVWIRFHSDDSISRKGFRLAYFSGKSEEPSCACDQFRCGNGKCIPETWKCNSMDECGDGSDEQVCAREADTPTAASFQPCAYNQFQCLSRFTKVYTCLPESLKCDGNIDCLDLGDEIDCDMPTCGQWLKYFYGTFNSPNYPDFYPPGSNCTWLIDTGDHRKVILRFTDFKLDGTGYGDYVKIYDGLEENPHKLLRVLTAFDSHAPLTVVSSSGQIRVHFCADKVNAARGFNATYQVDGFCLPWEIPCGGNWGCYTEPQRCDGYWHCPNGRDEINCTMCQKEEFPCSRNGVCYPRSDRCNYQNHCPNGSDEKNCFFCQPGNFHCKNNRCVFESWVCDSQDDCGDGSDEENCPVIVPTRVITAAVIGSLICGLLLVIALGCTCKLYSLRMFERRSFETQLSRVEAELLRREAPPSYGQLIAQGLIPPVEDFPVCSPNQASVLENLRLAVRSQLGFTSIRLPMAGRSSNIWNRIFNFARSRHSGSLALVSADGDEVVPSQSNSREPERSHTHRSLFSVESDDTDTENERRDMAGASGGVAAPLPQKVPPTTAVEATVGASGSSSTQSTRGGHTENGRDVTSVEPPGVSPARHQLTSALSRMTQGLRWVRFTLGRSSSVNQNQSPLRQLDNGAHGREDDDDVEMLIPVSDGASDLDVNDCSRPLLDLASEQGQGFRQPYSATNPGGRPSNRDGPCERCGIVHTAQIPDTCLEATLKQETSDDEALLLC, from the exons ttttcaggATTTTGATATTCAGGGGTCCAGAAGATGCAGTTTGGACTGGTTGACGATAGAAACCTACAAGAACATTGAAAGTTACAGAGCTTGTGGTTCCACAGTTCCACCACCGTATATTTCTTCCCAAGACCACGTCTGGATCAGGTTCCATTCCGATGATAGTATCTCTAGAAAGGGTTTCAGACTGGCATATTTTTcag GGAAATCCGAAGAACCCAGCTGTGCTTGCGATCAGTTCCGCTGTGGCAACGGCAAGTGTATCCCCGAAACCTGGAAATGCAACAGCATGGACGAGTGCGGAGATGGGTCTGACGAGCAGGTCTGCGCGCGGGAGGCCGACACCCCGACGGCCGCTTCCTTTCAGCCCTGTGCCTACAACCAGTTCCAGTGTCTGTCTCGGTTCACCAAGGTTTACACTTGCCTCCCCGAATCTTTAAAATGCGACGGCAACATTGACTGTCTGGACCTCGGAGACGAGATCGACTGTGACATGCCAACCTGTGGGCAGTGGCTCAAATATTTCTACGGTACTTTCAATTCTCCCAATTATCCAGATTTCTACCCTCCTGGAAGCAACTGCACCTGGTTAATAGACACGGGTGATCATCGTAAAGTCATTTTACGCTTCACCGACTTTAAACTCGATGGGACTGGGTATGGCGATTATGTCAAAATATACGATGGATTAGAGGAGAATCCACACAAGCTTTTGCGAGTCTTAACGGCTTTTGATTCTCATGCACCTCTTACAGTTGTGTCTTCTTCCGGACAGATCAGGGTCCATTTTTGTGCCGACAAAGTGAATGCTGCAAGGGGATTTAATGCCACTTACCAAGTAGATGGCTTCTGTTTGCCTTGGGAAATACCCTGTGGGGGTAACTGGGGGTGTTACACAGAACCGCAGCGCTGTGATGGGTATTGGCATTGCCCAAACGGAAGGGATGAAATAAATTGCACCATGTGCCAAAAGGAAGAATTCCCATGTTCCCGAAACGGTGTCTGTTACCCTCGTTCTGATCGCTGCAACTACCAGAATCATTGCCCAAATGGCTCAGATGAAAAAAACTGCTTTTTTTGCCAGCCAGGAAATTTTCACTGTAAAAACAACCGTTGTGTGTTTGAAAGCTGGGTGTGTGATTCCCAGGATGACTGCGGTGATGGCAGCGATGAGGAGAATTGCCCGGTGATTGTGCCTACCAGAGTCATAACTGCAGCCGTCATAGGGAGCCTTATCTGCGGCCTGTTACTGGTCATTGCGTTGGGATGTACCTGTAAGCTCTATTCTCTGAGAATGTTTGAACGAAG GTCATTTGAAACACAGTTGTCAAGAGTGGAAGCAGAATTGCTAAGAAGAGAAGCTCCTCCCTCCTATGGACAACTGATCGCTCAGGGTTTAATTCCACCAGTTGAAGATTTTCCTGTTTGTTCACCTAATCAA gcTTCTGTTTTGGAAAACTTGAGGCTAGCAGTACGATCTCAGCTTGGATTTACTTCAATCAGGCTTCCAATGGCAGGCAGATCCAGCAACATTTGGAAtcgtatttttaattttgcaagatCACGTCATTCAGGGTCATTGGCTTTGGTCTCAGCAGATGGAGATGAGGTCGTCCCTAGTCAAAGTAACAGCAGAGAACCTGAAAGAAGTCACACTCACAGAAGTCTGTTTTCCGTGGAGTCCGAcgacacagacacagaaaatgagagaagagataTGGCCGGAGCATCTGGTGGGGTTGCCGCTCCTTTGCCCCAGAAAGTCCCTCCCACAACAGCAGTCGAAGCAACAGTGGGAGCGAGTGGAAGCTCCTCGACTCAGAGTACCCGAGGCGGTCACACAGAGAACGGAAGGGATGTGACAAGTGTGGAGCCCCCGGGTGTGAGTCCGGCACGTCACCAGCTCACAAGTGCACTCAGTCGTATGACTCAGGGGCTGCGCTGGGTACGTTTTACGTTAGGGAGATCCAGCTCCGTAAATCAGAACCAGAGTCCTTTGAGACAGCTTGACAATGGGGCACATGGCagagaagatgatgatgatgtcgAAATGCTGATCCCAGTTTCTGATGGAGCTTCAGACTTGGATGTGAACGACTGCTCCAGACCTCTTCTCGATCTTGCCTCAGAGCAAGGACAAGGGTTTAGACAGCCGTACAGCGCGACAAACCCTGGAGGAAGGCCAAGTAATCGAGACGGCCCCTGTGAGCGCTGTGGCATCGTCCACACTGCCCAGATCCCGGACACTTGCTTGGAAGCAACGCTGAAACAGGAGACGAGTGATGATGAGGCTTTGTTACTTTGTTAG